The following proteins come from a genomic window of Triticum aestivum cultivar Chinese Spring chromosome 6A, IWGSC CS RefSeq v2.1, whole genome shotgun sequence:
- the LOC123130004 gene encoding uncharacterized protein, which produces MTAAAPVLPSAAREGGGGAPLGFARRRRRRSPRLRTTTTAAALARGRTVGQNYLCCVLQKASGTLSQQLCRYAKEWTLEGDFCHANMRRCVVMSNGLTSHGRGGKELSLMKLLTTKRC; this is translated from the exons AtgacggcggcggcgccggtgcTCCCATCGGCTGcgcgcgaaggcggcggcggcgctcccctTGGCTTtgcacgacggcggcggcggcgctcccctCGGCTGcgcacgacgacgacggcggcagctCTGGCACGAGGACGAACCGTGGGCCAAAATTACCTCTGTTGTGTACTTCAGAAAGCATCAG GCACTTTGAGTCAGCAGCTATGCAGGTATGCAAAGGAGTGGACACTAGAAGGAGATTTTTGTCATGCCAATATGAG GAGATGTGTGGTTATGTCAAATGGATTGACAAGCCATGGGAGGGGAGGGAAAGAACTGTCATTGATGAAGTTGCTAACAACAAAGAGGTGCTAG